A portion of the Sulfuriferula sp. AH1 genome contains these proteins:
- a CDS encoding ABC transporter ATP-binding protein, with protein MHNPHPVIPAESPVIWRDALASQLAPAERVLASMPLDLDAHLHFVAGILVVTNQRLLARRHAESDWQSWDYRPGLILHRRDHAGVGSLDLDDADGRLVSWHYTLAHNTAAQRLQTEFDVEMAAAMSGEEAVRHHLAVCVNCQAPLPEGEEECPLCEQTTQSAPSTWALLRLWRFAQPYNGLLLLGFLLTLGATAATLVPPYLTMPLMDNILIPYQNGKPIDHALVAWYLAGLLGSALVAWGLGWGRTYLLARVSERICMDLRLTTYEHMHKLSLAFYGGKRTGDLIARVGSETDRISIFLSLHLLDFATDVLVIVMTAAILVSINPWLALVTLLPLPFIVWMIHVVRDKLRFGFEKADRIWAEISNVLTDTIPGIRVVKAFAQEHREIARFRDANQRNLAINDKVNAVWSLFTPTVTLLTEVGLLVVWAFGIWQVSHNQITVGVLTAFLAYISRFYARLDSMSRIVSVTQKAAAGAKRIFDILDHVSSVPEPAQPQHLPVVRGEITLRNIGFRYGNRGVIRGMDLTIVPGEMIGLVGHSGSGKSTLVNLICRFYDVTEGAILIDGVDIRSLPVSEYRRNIGLVLQEPFLFFGTIAENIAYGKPDASREEIVAAARAAHAHDFILRLPQGYDSLVGERGQALSGGERQRISIARALLINPRILILDEATSSVDTETEREIQGALENLVRGRTTIAVAHRLSTLRHADRLVVLDRGKIIEVGQHEELLARNGAYTQLYEAQARQVDSEGEDDSITA; from the coding sequence ATCCATAACCCCCATCCGGTAATTCCTGCCGAGTCTCCCGTTATCTGGCGGGATGCGCTGGCGTCACAACTTGCGCCCGCAGAACGCGTGCTGGCCAGCATGCCACTGGATCTGGACGCGCATTTGCACTTTGTCGCGGGTATTCTGGTTGTCACCAATCAACGGCTGCTGGCCAGGCGGCATGCCGAATCGGACTGGCAGAGCTGGGATTATCGCCCCGGTCTGATTTTGCATCGTCGCGATCATGCCGGCGTGGGCAGTCTCGATCTGGACGATGCTGACGGACGTCTGGTTAGCTGGCATTATACTTTAGCGCACAATACTGCGGCACAGCGTTTGCAGACCGAATTTGACGTGGAGATGGCTGCCGCAATGAGCGGGGAAGAGGCTGTGCGTCATCATCTGGCGGTCTGCGTCAATTGCCAGGCGCCTTTGCCCGAGGGTGAAGAGGAGTGTCCGCTATGCGAGCAGACTACGCAGTCGGCGCCATCGACCTGGGCATTGCTGCGCTTGTGGCGTTTTGCGCAACCTTATAACGGCCTGCTGCTGCTCGGCTTTCTGCTGACGCTGGGCGCCACCGCTGCCACGCTGGTGCCGCCCTACCTGACCATGCCGCTGATGGACAACATCCTCATCCCTTATCAGAACGGCAAGCCGATCGATCATGCTCTGGTTGCATGGTATCTGGCCGGTTTGCTGGGTTCGGCGCTGGTGGCCTGGGGGCTGGGCTGGGGTCGTACCTATCTGCTGGCGCGGGTCAGCGAGCGCATCTGCATGGATTTGCGGCTGACTACCTATGAACACATGCACAAGCTGTCGCTGGCATTTTACGGCGGCAAGCGCACTGGCGACCTGATTGCGCGGGTAGGCAGCGAGACTGACCGTATTTCCATTTTCCTGTCGCTGCATCTGCTGGATTTCGCCACCGATGTGCTGGTGATCGTGATGACCGCGGCGATACTGGTGTCGATCAATCCGTGGCTGGCACTGGTGACCTTGCTACCGCTGCCGTTCATCGTATGGATGATCCATGTGGTGCGCGACAAATTGCGCTTTGGTTTCGAAAAAGCCGACCGCATCTGGGCCGAGATCAGTAACGTGCTTACCGATACCATCCCCGGTATCCGCGTGGTCAAGGCGTTTGCGCAGGAGCACCGCGAGATCGCGCGTTTCCGCGACGCCAACCAGCGCAATCTGGCGATCAACGACAAGGTCAACGCGGTGTGGTCGCTGTTCACGCCGACGGTGACGCTGCTGACCGAAGTCGGACTGCTGGTGGTATGGGCGTTCGGTATCTGGCAGGTGTCGCATAACCAGATCACGGTCGGCGTGCTTACCGCGTTTCTGGCCTACATCAGCCGGTTCTATGCGCGCCTGGATTCGATGAGCCGTATCGTGTCGGTCACGCAAAAGGCGGCGGCGGGCGCCAAGCGCATCTTTGATATCCTCGATCATGTTTCCAGCGTGCCTGAACCGGCGCAGCCGCAGCATCTACCTGTCGTACGCGGCGAGATCACGCTGCGCAATATCGGTTTCCGTTACGGCAATCGCGGCGTGATCCGCGGCATGGATCTGACCATCGTGCCGGGTGAGATGATCGGACTGGTCGGGCATAGCGGCTCGGGCAAGAGCACGCTGGTGAATCTGATCTGTCGGTTCTACGACGTCACCGAGGGCGCCATTTTGATCGACGGCGTGGACATCCGTTCGCTGCCGGTTTCGGAATACCGGCGCAATATCGGACTGGTGTTGCAGGAACCGTTCCTGTTCTTCGGCACCATCGCCGAGAATATCGCCTATGGCAAGCCTGATGCCAGCCGCGAGGAAATCGTGGCGGCAGCGCGCGCGGCCCATGCCCACGATTTTATTCTGCGCCTGCCGCAGGGCTATGATTCGCTGGTGGGCGAACGCGGCCAGGCGTTGTCCGGCGGCGAGCGTCAGCGCATCTCGATCGCGCGGGCATTGCTGATTAATCCGCGCATCCTGATCCTGGATGAAGCGACCTCCTCGGTGGATACCGAGACCGAACGCGAGATTCAGGGCGCGCTGGAGAATCTGGTGCGCGGGCGTACCACGATAGCTGTTGCGCACCGCTTGAGCACTTTGCGCCACGCCGACCGGCTGGTGGTGCTGGATCGCGGCAAGATTATCGAAGTCGGCCAGCATGAAGAATTGCTGGCGCGTAACGGCGCCTACACGCAGCTTTATGAAGCGCAGGCGCGACAGGTGGACAGCGAGGGTGAAGATGACAGCATTACAGCTTGA
- the cphA gene encoding cyanophycin synthetase codes for MNNTKRDMKFLRIMSLQGPNIWTYRPVLEAWVDIGELEDSPSNTIPGFNDRLIDWLPSLIEHRCSIGERGGFIQRLRDGTWPGHILEHVTLELQNLAGMPGGFGKAREMDTRGVYKVIVRAWHEEVTLASLHKARELILAAMDDRPFDVAAAIEDLRELAESRLLGPSTRSIVDAADDRDIPFIRLNEGNLVQLGYGAAQRRIWTAETDQTSAIAETISRDKSLTKQLLRDCGIPIPEGYDVESPAAAWEAAEDIGVPVVVKPCSGNHGRAVFTNLTTREEIEAAYQVALEEESGVIVERFVPGQEHRLLVIGGKLVAAARGEIASVVGDGRSTIEHLVDVQLNADPRRGNTEDHPLNFIRIDSAATLELARQGYAAESVPAAGVQVVIQRIGNVAFDVTELVHPNTAAMVALAAKVVGLDIAGIDLVVEDISRPVLEQHGAIVEVNAGPGLLMHLKPASGQPRPVGQAIVEHLFPADANGRIPIVAVSGSTGTTAIAQLLAHLVCLNNQRVGLACRNGMFVGLRQVEAGNRANWAAARKLLLNASVETAIVETGSRELLSEGLAFDRCQIAVLTGIDANEDLSEYAMSTEEKRYNVYRTFVDIVLPNGVAVLNAADPLLVEMRELCDGEVLFFAIDPDLPALAEHRARNGRAVSIENGAIVLTQGSTGIARIDLAELPATGMDTTQILASIAAAWALGMDFELIHAGLHAFTDYQS; via the coding sequence ATGAATAACACGAAACGCGACATGAAATTTCTCCGCATCATGTCATTGCAGGGCCCTAATATCTGGACCTATCGCCCGGTTCTGGAAGCCTGGGTGGACATAGGCGAACTGGAAGATTCGCCATCCAACACCATTCCCGGTTTCAACGACCGGCTCATTGACTGGCTACCCAGCCTGATCGAACACCGTTGCAGCATCGGCGAGCGCGGCGGTTTTATCCAGCGCTTGCGTGACGGCACCTGGCCCGGGCATATCCTCGAACATGTCACGCTGGAACTGCAGAACCTCGCCGGCATGCCCGGCGGTTTTGGCAAAGCCCGCGAAATGGACACGCGCGGCGTCTATAAGGTGATCGTGCGCGCCTGGCACGAAGAGGTCACCCTGGCCAGCCTGCATAAGGCCCGCGAACTGATCCTTGCGGCGATGGACGACCGCCCGTTCGACGTCGCCGCAGCGATCGAGGATCTGCGCGAGCTGGCCGAATCCCGATTATTGGGACCCAGCACCCGCAGCATCGTGGATGCCGCTGACGACCGCGACATCCCTTTCATCCGCCTGAATGAAGGCAATCTGGTCCAGCTGGGATACGGTGCGGCACAACGCCGCATCTGGACGGCGGAAACCGACCAGACCAGCGCCATCGCCGAAACCATCTCCCGCGACAAATCCCTCACCAAGCAATTGCTCAGGGATTGCGGCATTCCCATCCCTGAAGGCTACGATGTCGAAAGTCCGGCCGCCGCCTGGGAAGCCGCCGAAGACATCGGCGTGCCGGTGGTGGTCAAGCCGTGCAGCGGCAATCACGGCCGCGCCGTATTCACCAACCTGACTACCCGCGAGGAAATTGAAGCAGCCTATCAGGTCGCGCTGGAAGAAGAAAGCGGCGTCATCGTCGAACGTTTTGTACCGGGCCAGGAGCATCGCCTGCTGGTCATCGGCGGCAAACTAGTCGCCGCTGCCCGTGGCGAAATCGCTAGCGTGGTCGGCGACGGCCGCTCGACCATCGAACATCTGGTCGACGTGCAGCTCAATGCCGATCCGCGCCGCGGCAATACCGAAGACCACCCGCTCAACTTCATCCGTATCGACTCTGCCGCCACCCTCGAACTGGCGCGCCAGGGCTACGCCGCCGAATCCGTTCCTGCCGCCGGCGTGCAGGTCGTCATCCAGCGCATCGGCAACGTCGCATTCGACGTCACCGAGCTCGTGCACCCAAACACGGCCGCCATGGTCGCGCTGGCTGCGAAAGTGGTCGGGCTGGATATCGCCGGCATCGATCTGGTGGTAGAAGACATCTCCCGTCCGGTGCTCGAACAGCACGGCGCCATCGTCGAAGTGAATGCCGGCCCCGGCCTGCTCATGCATCTCAAGCCGGCTTCCGGCCAGCCGCGTCCGGTCGGGCAAGCGATCGTCGAACACCTGTTCCCCGCTGATGCCAATGGCCGCATTCCCATCGTCGCAGTCTCGGGCAGCACAGGCACCACCGCAATCGCGCAACTGCTGGCGCATCTGGTCTGCCTGAATAATCAGCGCGTTGGTCTCGCCTGCCGTAACGGCATGTTTGTCGGTCTGCGCCAGGTCGAGGCGGGCAACCGCGCCAACTGGGCAGCCGCGCGCAAGCTCCTGCTCAATGCTTCGGTGGAAACCGCCATCGTCGAAACCGGCAGCCGCGAGCTGTTGAGCGAGGGTCTTGCATTCGACCGCTGCCAGATCGCCGTCCTCACCGGCATAGACGCCAACGAAGACCTCAGCGAATATGCGATGTCCACGGAAGAAAAACGCTATAACGTGTACCGCACATTTGTCGATATCGTGTTGCCGAACGGCGTAGCGGTACTCAATGCCGCCGACCCGCTGCTGGTCGAAATGCGCGAGTTATGCGATGGCGAAGTGCTGTTTTTTGCCATTGACCCCGACCTCCCTGCCCTTGCCGAACATCGTGCCAGAAACGGCCGCGCAGTCAGTATCGAAAACGGCGCAATCGTGCTCACGCAGGGCAGCACAGGCATAGCACGCATCGACCTCGCCGAATTGCCTGCGACAGGCATGGACACCACCCAGATTCTTGCCAGTATCGCTGCCGCATGGGCGCTGGGCATGGATTTCGAACTGATTCATGCCGGCCTGCACGCCTTTACCGATTATCAAAGCTAG
- the cphA gene encoding cyanophycin synthetase, producing the protein MEVSRIRALRGPNLWCRHTAIEAIVRCVTLESDIARMADFETRLRARFPGIGALQPIGSGPHIPMAHALELAALELQAHAGCPVTFGRTTQTIDPGVYQVVIEYTEEAVGRAALDYALALCLAAANDMPFDVQQALAELRNLDEDMRLGPSTGSIVEAAVRRGIPYRRLTAGSMVQFGWGSKQRRILAAETDTTSAVAESIAQDKDLTKKLLNAAGVPVPFGRPVTNAEDAWAAAREIDSTVAVKPQFGNQGKGVGINLETRDQVIAAYHAAARISSPVIVERYITGHDFRMLVVGNTLVAAARRDPPHVFGDGVLSIRQLVEIVNSDSRRGEGHATSLSKIRLDDIALATLAKQGYTADSVPAVGARVVLRNNANLSTGGTATDVTDDVHPELAARAIDAAQMIGLDICGVDVLCNSVHQPLEEQGGGVVEVNAAPGLRMHLAPSFGKPRNVGAAVIDMMFAEGEDGRIPVVAVAGTNGKTTTVRLTAHLLTRSGLRVGMTNSDGVYIEKQRIDTGDCSGPKSARSVLSHPEVDAAVLETARGGVLREGLAFDRCNVAIVTNIGIGDHLGLNYINTTEELAVVKRVIVENVAPNGVAVLNAADPTVVKMASACPGSVTFFAQDRQNSVISTHCARGLRVIFTEKGHIVAREGEFEQRIALADIPLTRNGSIGFQIDNAMAAIGAAWGLGLSWDIIRRGLQDFINDAQTAPGRFNVFDYRGATLIADYGHNPDAILALVAAIDRMPAQRRHVVISGAGDRRDEDIRQQTQILGNAFDEVVLYQDQCQRGRADGEVLALLHEGLVNASRAKQVSEINGEFNAIDLALSRVQPGDVCLILIDQVEEALAHIAKRLNG; encoded by the coding sequence ATGGAAGTATCCCGCATTCGCGCCCTGCGTGGGCCTAACCTCTGGTGCCGGCACACGGCCATAGAGGCCATTGTACGTTGTGTCACGCTGGAATCAGACATCGCCCGGATGGCTGATTTTGAAACCCGGCTGCGCGCACGCTTTCCCGGGATCGGCGCACTGCAACCCATCGGCAGCGGCCCCCATATTCCCATGGCGCATGCCCTGGAACTCGCCGCACTGGAATTACAGGCGCACGCCGGCTGCCCGGTCACGTTCGGCCGCACCACGCAGACCATAGACCCGGGGGTTTACCAGGTAGTGATCGAATACACCGAGGAAGCGGTCGGCCGCGCAGCACTCGACTATGCCCTTGCACTGTGCCTCGCCGCAGCCAACGACATGCCGTTCGATGTTCAGCAGGCACTTGCCGAATTACGCAATCTGGATGAAGACATGCGCCTCGGGCCCAGCACCGGGTCCATCGTCGAAGCAGCGGTCCGGCGCGGCATCCCTTACCGGCGCCTGACCGCAGGCAGCATGGTGCAATTCGGCTGGGGCAGCAAGCAACGCCGCATCCTTGCCGCCGAGACCGACACCACCAGCGCAGTCGCCGAATCGATCGCGCAAGACAAAGACCTGACCAAAAAACTGCTGAATGCGGCTGGCGTCCCTGTGCCATTCGGCCGCCCGGTTACCAACGCCGAAGATGCCTGGGCAGCCGCACGCGAAATCGACAGCACAGTAGCGGTCAAACCCCAATTCGGCAATCAGGGCAAGGGCGTCGGCATCAATCTGGAAACCCGCGACCAGGTCATCGCGGCCTATCATGCTGCGGCCAGGATCAGCTCACCGGTCATCGTCGAACGTTATATCACCGGTCATGATTTCCGCATGCTGGTCGTCGGCAATACGCTGGTCGCCGCCGCCCGCCGTGATCCGCCGCACGTATTCGGCGATGGCGTGCTCAGCATCCGCCAGCTGGTCGAGATCGTGAATAGCGATAGCCGCCGCGGCGAAGGCCACGCCACATCGCTAAGCAAGATCCGCCTCGACGACATCGCCCTCGCCACGCTGGCCAAGCAAGGCTACACTGCCGATAGCGTCCCTGCTGTTGGCGCGCGCGTAGTGCTGCGCAACAATGCCAACCTGAGCACAGGCGGCACCGCTACCGATGTGACCGACGACGTTCACCCCGAACTGGCCGCGCGCGCCATCGATGCGGCACAAATGATCGGGCTGGACATCTGCGGCGTCGATGTGCTGTGCAACAGCGTACACCAGCCACTCGAGGAACAGGGCGGGGGCGTGGTTGAAGTCAATGCCGCGCCCGGTCTGCGCATGCACCTGGCGCCGTCATTCGGCAAGCCGCGCAATGTCGGCGCAGCGGTGATCGACATGATGTTCGCAGAAGGCGAAGACGGCCGCATCCCCGTGGTTGCCGTAGCCGGCACCAACGGCAAGACCACCACGGTACGCCTCACCGCGCACCTGCTCACCCGCAGCGGCCTGCGCGTCGGCATGACCAACTCCGATGGCGTCTATATCGAAAAACAGCGCATCGACACCGGCGATTGCAGCGGCCCGAAAAGCGCGCGCAGCGTGTTGTCACATCCCGAAGTCGACGCCGCCGTACTGGAAACCGCCCGCGGCGGCGTATTGCGCGAAGGTCTGGCGTTTGACCGCTGCAATGTGGCCATCGTCACCAATATCGGCATCGGCGACCACCTCGGCCTGAATTACATCAACACCACCGAAGAGCTCGCCGTGGTCAAGCGCGTCATCGTTGAAAACGTCGCCCCGAACGGTGTCGCAGTGCTCAATGCCGCCGACCCGACGGTGGTTAAGATGGCCAGCGCCTGCCCCGGCAGCGTCACCTTTTTTGCTCAGGACCGCCAGAATTCCGTCATTTCCACCCACTGCGCGCGCGGCCTCCGCGTCATTTTCACCGAGAAGGGGCACATCGTCGCCCGCGAAGGCGAGTTCGAGCAGCGTATCGCGTTGGCCGACATCCCGCTCACCCGCAACGGCAGCATCGGTTTCCAGATCGACAACGCGATGGCCGCAATCGGTGCAGCATGGGGATTGGGACTGAGCTGGGACATCATCCGCCGGGGCTTGCAGGACTTTATCAACGACGCGCAGACTGCGCCCGGACGTTTCAACGTCTTCGACTACCGAGGCGCCACCCTGATCGCCGATTATGGTCATAATCCGGACGCCATCCTCGCGCTGGTCGCCGCCATCGACCGCATGCCCGCACAACGCCGCCACGTCGTCATCAGCGGCGCCGGCGACCGCCGCGACGAAGATATCCGCCAGCAAACCCAGATCCTCGGCAACGCGTTCGATGAAGTGGTGCTGTACCAGGACCAATGCCAGCGCGGACGCGCCGACGGCGAAGTACTGGCACTATTGCACGAGGGCCTGGTCAACGCCAGCCGTGCCAAACAGGTCAGCGAAATCAACGGCGAATTCAACGCCATCGACCTCGCACTCTCGCGCGTGCAGCCCGGCGACGTGTGTCTGATTCTGATAGATCAGGTGGAGGAAGCGCTGGCGCATATTGCCAAGCGCTTAAACGGATAA
- a CDS encoding helix-turn-helix transcriptional regulator — protein MIYSIKTLSQLPLVLKGFRKEKGLTQAAMAEKLGITQQSYAYFEASPAAATLERLFMVLRMLDVEISLEKTSPAASMGATPSVKATSKPSSKGKAMARKIGKTAHAVAIGKTKPSSDVAKVSRIVAPTKKKERW, from the coding sequence ATGATTTACTCCATCAAGACTCTCAGCCAGCTCCCTCTGGTTCTCAAGGGGTTTCGCAAGGAAAAAGGACTGACTCAGGCAGCCATGGCTGAAAAGCTGGGAATCACTCAGCAAAGTTACGCGTACTTTGAGGCCAGTCCGGCAGCAGCGACGCTTGAGAGGCTGTTCATGGTGCTGCGTATGCTGGATGTTGAAATTTCACTGGAAAAAACTTCTCCCGCTGCCAGCATGGGTGCTACACCTTCCGTCAAGGCCACGAGTAAACCCTCCTCCAAGGGCAAGGCCATGGCCCGGAAGATCGGCAAGACAGCCCACGCCGTAGCGATCGGGAAGACAAAGCCATCATCGGACGTTGCCAAAGTGAGCCGTATTGTTGCCCCGACAAAAAAGAAAGAACGTTGGTAA
- a CDS encoding type II toxin-antitoxin system HipA family toxin → MSRRAKIQRLNIWMNGIPVGTWETTRHGERLGYFDEWLTDEQSRPLSLSLPFLPGNAPYQGQVVTDYFDNMLPDNDAIRRRLAQRHQAGGIDPFRLLAKLGRDCVGAIQLLPEDEAPSDLYEINGGKLNTAEIAQRLRNTTSAQALGQHDHDEDLRLSIAGAQEKTALLRHEGLWLLPHGSTPTTHIFKLPLGLVGHMQADMRTSVENEWMCSKIMEAYGIPIARCEVEYFEDQKVLVVERFDRTPSSDGSWIIRLPQEDMCQATATSPLHKYQSDGGPGITQIMGLLLGSDDAGRDRNNFFKTQIIFWVLAAIDGHAKNFSIAHLPGGSYRATPIYDVLSAHPVIGTGKNQIPPSKAKLAMAVKGSTNNYLIKQIQRRHWISHARQVGLGAAAAEQLIEEVVKSTESVIGEVGNLLPDNFPMDMAEAIFNGMRIQSAKLAGVH, encoded by the coding sequence ATGAGCCGCCGTGCAAAGATACAAAGGCTGAACATCTGGATGAACGGCATCCCTGTTGGCACCTGGGAAACGACTCGACACGGCGAACGCCTTGGTTACTTCGATGAATGGCTTACGGACGAACAGTCCCGCCCCTTGTCCTTATCACTTCCATTCCTGCCGGGAAATGCACCCTACCAAGGGCAGGTCGTCACTGACTATTTCGACAACATGCTGCCCGACAACGATGCCATTCGCCGTCGTCTGGCGCAACGTCACCAGGCTGGCGGCATTGATCCTTTTCGACTGCTGGCAAAGCTGGGCCGAGACTGCGTGGGTGCAATACAACTCCTCCCCGAAGATGAGGCGCCGTCGGACCTGTATGAAATCAACGGGGGGAAGCTGAATACCGCGGAGATCGCTCAACGACTACGCAACACCACATCGGCTCAAGCACTGGGGCAACATGATCACGACGAGGACCTGAGACTCTCCATCGCGGGGGCGCAGGAGAAAACCGCCCTATTGCGTCACGAAGGGCTATGGCTTCTGCCCCATGGAAGTACCCCGACAACGCACATCTTCAAACTGCCATTGGGCTTGGTCGGCCATATGCAGGCCGATATGCGTACCTCGGTGGAGAACGAATGGATGTGCTCAAAAATCATGGAGGCCTACGGAATTCCCATTGCGCGGTGTGAAGTCGAGTATTTCGAGGACCAGAAAGTCCTCGTCGTCGAGCGATTCGACCGCACTCCATCAAGCGATGGAAGCTGGATCATCCGCCTGCCCCAGGAAGATATGTGCCAGGCAACGGCTACGTCGCCACTGCATAAATATCAGTCAGACGGCGGCCCGGGAATTACTCAAATCATGGGATTGCTTCTCGGGTCGGACGATGCTGGGCGGGACCGGAATAACTTCTTCAAAACCCAGATCATTTTTTGGGTGCTGGCTGCCATCGATGGTCACGCCAAGAACTTCAGTATCGCCCACCTCCCCGGTGGCAGCTACCGCGCCACGCCGATCTATGACGTGCTTTCTGCCCATCCCGTCATTGGAACAGGGAAAAATCAAATTCCCCCATCTAAAGCCAAACTTGCCATGGCGGTGAAGGGAAGTACCAATAACTACCTGATTAAGCAAATTCAGCGACGGCACTGGATTAGTCATGCGCGGCAAGTCGGGCTCGGCGCTGCGGCGGCAGAGCAATTGATTGAGGAAGTTGTTAAGTCCACGGAATCCGTGATTGGCGAAGTGGGCAACTTGTTGCCGGATAACTTTCCCATGGATATGGCAGAAGCCATATTCAACGGAATGAGAATACAGTCTGCCAAGTTGGCTGGCGTTCATTGA
- the grxD gene encoding Grx4 family monothiol glutaredoxin, giving the protein MSVQDTIREQVTGHKVVLYMKGTPQFPQCGFSANAVQILKASGVTDLFTVNVLAEPEIRQGIKDYANWPTIPQLYINGEFVGGSDIMKEMFQSGELQKLVAA; this is encoded by the coding sequence ATGAGCGTACAAGATACCATTCGCGAGCAGGTTACCGGTCACAAAGTCGTGCTGTACATGAAAGGCACTCCGCAGTTCCCGCAGTGCGGCTTTTCCGCCAACGCAGTGCAGATTCTGAAAGCATCCGGCGTCACCGACCTGTTCACCGTGAACGTGCTGGCAGAGCCTGAAATTCGCCAGGGCATCAAGGATTACGCCAACTGGCCTACCATCCCCCAGCTCTACATCAACGGCGAATTCGTCGGCGGCTCCGATATCATGAAAGAAATGTTCCAGAGCGGCGAACTGCAAAAGCTGGTTGCCGCGTGA
- a CDS encoding helicase HerA-like domain-containing protein, translating into MTDPIHIAQAQHPIYLLPQMANRHGLITGATGTGKTVSLQVLAEQFSRRGVPVFMSDIKGDLSGLAVAGGNNPKVAARVAQLALTDFAYSAWPVTFWDAFGKQGHPMRATISDMGPLLLGRMLNLNDTQAGVLNLVFKIADDHGLLLLDLKDLRAMLQYVGDSAKDFTTEYGNVSAASIGAIQRGLLALESQGGEHIFGEPMLNVDDLIQTDAQGRGMINILAADDLMQSPKVYATLLLWLLSELYENLPETGDLDKPKLVFFFDEAHLLFNDAPAALVDKIEQVVRLIRSKGVGVYFVTQNPADVPDKVLSQLGNRIQHALRAFSPRDQKAVRAAADTMRDNPALDEAAVITELGVGEALVSCLDEKGRPGIVERALILPPTAQIGPISPEQRQAIISQSLLAGHYEQQIDRDSAYEKLKQRASVSTAAAPADTQQQPASSSGWLDDILGNSGQPGTARRRENALEAMTKSAARAIGSEVGRRIIRGVLGSLLGGNK; encoded by the coding sequence ATGACCGATCCCATCCACATCGCCCAGGCGCAGCATCCCATTTACCTGTTACCGCAGATGGCCAACCGCCACGGCCTGATCACCGGCGCGACCGGCACCGGCAAAACGGTATCGTTGCAGGTGCTCGCCGAGCAGTTCTCGCGGCGGGGCGTGCCGGTGTTCATGTCCGACATCAAGGGCGATCTGTCGGGGCTGGCCGTGGCAGGCGGCAACAATCCCAAAGTCGCGGCGCGGGTGGCGCAACTGGCGCTGACGGATTTCGCGTACAGCGCCTGGCCGGTGACGTTCTGGGATGCCTTCGGCAAACAGGGCCACCCGATGCGTGCGACCATTTCCGACATGGGGCCGCTGCTGCTGGGGCGCATGCTCAACCTCAACGACACCCAGGCCGGCGTGCTCAATCTGGTATTCAAGATCGCCGACGATCACGGTCTGCTGCTGCTCGACCTCAAGGATCTGCGCGCCATGCTGCAATACGTCGGCGACAGCGCCAAAGATTTCACGACGGAATACGGCAATGTCTCCGCCGCCAGCATCGGCGCGATCCAGCGCGGGCTGCTGGCACTGGAAAGCCAGGGCGGAGAGCATATCTTCGGCGAGCCCATGCTCAATGTCGATGACCTGATCCAGACTGATGCGCAGGGCCGTGGCATGATCAACATTCTGGCGGCCGACGACCTGATGCAGTCGCCGAAAGTTTACGCCACGCTGCTGCTGTGGCTGCTGTCGGAGCTGTACGAAAACCTGCCGGAAACGGGCGATCTGGACAAACCCAAGCTGGTATTCTTCTTCGATGAAGCTCATCTGCTGTTCAATGATGCGCCCGCCGCGCTGGTGGACAAGATCGAACAGGTGGTGCGCCTGATCCGCTCCAAGGGCGTCGGCGTGTATTTCGTCACCCAGAACCCCGCCGACGTGCCCGACAAGGTGCTCTCCCAGCTCGGCAACCGCATCCAGCATGCCTTGCGTGCCTTCAGCCCGCGCGACCAGAAAGCGGTCAGGGCCGCTGCCGACACCATGCGCGACAATCCGGCGCTGGACGAAGCCGCCGTCATCACCGAGCTGGGCGTAGGTGAGGCGCTGGTATCCTGCCTCGATGAAAAAGGCCGTCCCGGCATCGTCGAGCGCGCATTGATCCTGCCGCCCACTGCGCAAATCGGCCCGATCAGCCCGGAACAACGCCAGGCCATCATCAGCCAGTCACTGCTGGCCGGCCATTACGAACAGCAGATCGACCGCGACTCGGCCTACGAAAAACTCAAACAGCGCGCCAGCGTCAGCACGGCGGCAGCACCCGCAGATACACAACAGCAGCCGGCAAGCAGCAGCGGCTGGCTGGATGACATACTCGGCAACAGCGGCCAGCCGGGCACCGCACGCCGTCGCGAAAATGCGCTGGAAGCCATGACCAAAAGTGCAGCGCGCGCCATCGGCTCGGAAGTCGGCCGCCGTATCATCCGCGGTGTACTGGGTTCATTGCTGGGCGGTAACAAATAG